The DNA window aaagacaagaaagaGAAAATCCATACCTGTCCAAAGAACCGATTATCTTTGGGGAAAAAATGCTGGGGCCAAACATTATCCAAATACCAACTGAAACTTTTACATTTCAGTTTCTCTCTAAGGACTATTCTTTGTCTAATAGCTTGCTTGTCACGCAAGCTGGCAGCTTCTAAAAATGTAAACACAGACCAAAAAACTATTGTTAGAAATGTAAAACACACAGATATTCTTGGGTAGGGCCGGCTTTCCCATTAGCCTGGTCCTCATGGACTTGTTCCGTCAGAGAGTATGATAGAGCCAAAGTCATGACAAGCGATGTTATTGGTTACCAAAAAGGCTTACCACTTCTTCTCATgatgattcaatttttattctCCACAAATGAACAAAATCATGTATATCTTACACGTAATTCAATACTCAAAATTATATCCATTTGTTATACTGCATTGTTCTTCCGAtaccctttttcttctttcctgaatttgaatttcattagcattttttaaatgtaaaattatttttttgataaataaatTCTGAACtaaaccctttttttttctatatcagGCGGACAACGTGAACATCTGATCAACAACAGATCTTAAATATTCCAATTTGTCTAACAATTATTGTGGTTGAGCAAAATATTACTTCATATCTTAACTGCAGTATATACGAGATCACTTACCgggattaaatttaaaataaaattctttcCATTCATCCATCCAAATTAATGCAACTCTGGCTAAGTTTGTAAAAAGAATGGACGTGACACCACCAGGAAAAGAATAAGGAGATGACTTTCGAAACAAGTGGCCAACATGTGAGCAAGGAACTATTTCAATACTCCCTCCACACTGCCATATCTAAAAAGCATGAACAGAGAGATAATAATCGATAATACAATTGGCTAACATGGTGGACTATCGATCAGAAAGTTTCAATGCCACTAAACGTATGTATGTACAGGGACACAGTTATCAGGTTTTCGCGAGGTAGGTAAAGTTTTTGCTGTGCGTTACCTGCCAGTCAGCCAAAATGCAGGAGAGACCAAAAAATCGGATAACAAGAAGAGTTGTACAAGGACAGTAAGGTTTTAATGGATGTTTAAATCAAGAGGGACTGGTAAGCTCCTATTTAACTTCAGAGACGTCGAGAAATTGCCTATACATGCAGAGCGAAGGCGAACATGTGAACGTACTGAGGACGCCTCGCCGGTACATGCAGTGAAGTGACGCAAAACGTCTAACAGTGTAAggtgaaataaatgaaaattatgataattttttgctctttgaaacttaattttttgtacaaaaaatgTTGACTGACTTACTCTAAAAGACATCTCTAGATTCTCACCACCCCAAATTTTCATCTCTTCGTCGTAGCCTCccatttcgaaaaaataatttttatccaTAGCAAATAAACCTCCAGCCATTGCCGGAGTCCtgcaataaagaaaaagaaaaccataATGTCAGGCataatggaaattttgataggCATAatagaatgtaaaaaaagtcaATAACTACAGCAATCTGATTAGTACAACCTCTTAAAGAAGAACAATTGAGAGTGTCACTTGAATTTCGGTTAGTTGACAACTGAATGAGATACCAGAGgtaattaatacatttttttctcagcagtagagagaaaattgaaaaatctttcTTTTGAAACTAAGAGAAAGTTTACAGGCTTGGTCTCCCTGGTAAATGATTTCCCTCATAAGAGCGTTAAGcacgaaaaaagagaaaaaaactgtcaaataaTTTCCTAAATTATCCTCAAATTGTACATTTTCTCAGAAATATTCTGTTcggataaatttttgaaaaggatCAAAATGCAGGGAatgattttttaccctaattctttgcattaaaaaatgtgaaaaattctttttaatcttgtttttgaaaatgaacttaTTTTCGTCTATTTGTGAATGTGTAACCAGAGACTGTATCATTGCAAAACAGTCACCGATAAAATGAACATCAAAGAACATATTTTTAATAgaatagaataaaaataatattttgaggTGGACTTAAACGTATTTTGGATTGACTTAGCTCTCTATGAGCAAATATTGAGgtaatttcgaaaatattcaaACCAAACTTAGGACTTACTTGAAGGGTGTTGTGAGATCTTGTCTCCTCTTAGAAAGTTCAGATCCTCCAAGAGTGTACCACCGGAAATGAAGATCCCAGTTGAAAGCACCCCAATGAAGCTCAAAGCTGCGTATGTACGCAAAAGACTCATCACTAATAATATCTATCACAGGACAAACAACTCGCGTTCTATCTTCGTGCACTCTTTCTACAAGACTTTCCAACCACCCTGTAAACACACAAAGTTGATGTTtggaaatatgtaaaaaaacaaacatgTCATGGAATGTTATAGGCATGGTCAATTGGTCATGCTCATGATCAATTCTAAATTAAAGAGATACGCCAGCTGACGAACTTTGGAATCACATTTTGCGTGTGCTTAAAACGGCCGTTCATTCTCAGTTTTAGTTATATTCTCGTttcctgttttctttttttcggaatttttgaccccccccccccccataacgCTTTGTGATGCAGGTCCTATatcacgtaaaaacaaaattgcgtAACGCTGTcttcgacccccctccccctaaaagcgttacgtaatttatggatggccccttaatttacgtttaaaaaataatacacgAGCGGAGACTTGCAACGTCGCGTCGCAATCGGAGTGACGCATTTTCCGACTCCAGCGACACTACTGTAATTCTAAATAACTGCCACAGACAAACGGACGTTTTCGCACAAGGCCCAAGTAGtacagattgcaataagtagcaattacgttgtaaaaatattgcaattccactgagtgcTGTGtgtgttgcctagctcctatttgaaggggccccgtttatcgaaacttattgcaataaaattgaaataagtaagttgcaaattttcaatgcgttacatattgcctatctttctgacacatgaagATTCTCATGGAATGGAGTGGAGTGGAGTAGATTGGGTTTTTTCATGGATTTTCTTTGTCGATTCTGTAAAATCTGCATAAATCGacgaaatgatgtaaaaatattgcaatttcatggtaaagaaattacaattgtattgaaatcaaattgcaatttaattacaatattttcgttgcactttGCTACTTTGGGGCCGGTCGAACTTATGTATGGCGCGGCCTCAGCGCGTATTTCGTACCCTGGAAATATTAGAACGCATGACAGTCAACATCTGAGCTCAGATTCGAATCCCTCGTTGAAAATCAGTGGGAAACCATGTGTGCCGCGTCAGAATCGCATTCGGGGAAGGGTATGCACTGGTTCCTCTACATCGACGTGGGTGGTCACTGGGTCAGGAGTGAAGGAGACAGATGATAAGTACATCAGTTCTCGGAAACGAAATCAAATAGTCTAGTCCCTGGCGCTTCCGCAAATTCCTCAGCGATTGCGGCGCGGCACAAAGGATGTGAGGTAGCACCAGACAGAGTGGCGACAGAGCCTTCGATGAAAGGTGCGGGAGGGAGGGGAAGCTCCGCGCGACTTGTAGTTCACTGATGCACGAAAATGCACGAagcgcagtcttgtaggcgctatgcgttttacgctgaccgcaccgtgtttggcgcgatgcgtgaagtattcatgcatccttgtaggcgctatccgtttcacgctgaccacaataaccgcactgtgtgcggcgcaatgcgtgaagtattcatgcatccttgtaggcgctatccgtttcacgctgaccacaataaccgcactgtgtgcggctgcaatgcgtgaagtatttcgtgcagtcttgtaggcgctaatatgtgttacatgccgattgccgcgccgagggcttctccttttcatctcaagtcctcgtcatcattttctccctaagtcgcgccgttccaggactaattgcgtgtttggtttctctcttaactcgactaattaaaggtgctgtctcttgtagtatcactgaaagacgacaaaattagaaattactatactctcaggaaatgagagattttgtagccttttctcgtttgtaatttttttttctaaatccgattttttttttatgcctacatttaaaaaattgcaaaatttgccgccatgggccgcggcccatgtggatacccccttaatccggccttgcGTGTTTAcggtgtgattttttctcttttcttgcACGCTagctgtttcaaatttttgcaccTATTCACGTTTCTAAGTCAAAGAATCcttcaagctaaaaaaaaaaaaaaaaaaaaaaaaaaaaaaaaaaaaaaacaaagtttagAATGATTGAaggaaatggagaaaaatcagaGTAAAATAGTTAATTATAAATTAATCCTCAGACTATAAGACTCCTCAGACTCCCCAAGACTCAAGTCTTTGCTTGAAGAGCTTCAattcaactgaaaaaaataaggaaattaccTATGGTGCATTCACAATGAGCATCAAGAAATACTAGGATTTCACCAACTGCTTGTCTGGCTCCCAACATTCTTGCTTTGACTAGCCCAATTCTCTCACTGGACCGCAATACTCGCGTAGGCTTAGGTAGTTTCGCAACATATTCGTCTAGAGGCTGCTTTAAAAAAGCTGAAATCAGtgataataaaaaattataaatgttgAACGTTATGGCGACGAGGAAATGCATCATCACCATCATTAATATAAGAGTGGAAAGAATTACCTTTTAGTCGATTCCACCTTTTTTCCTAGGCTAGGTTGGGAAAAGTTTCTTTCGAAGTACATTATCATTTCCACCTAATAATCGCCGTCGgagccgaaaatgaccttattttacaaaaaaagggggggtGAAGGTCTTTCAAACTGGaagagcgactttttttttttgttgttaattttattttctgagaaattgatTTGCGCTAGAAAAAGACACGATCATTTTGGGCTTCAGCGTAGCAAAAATTAAGTGGGTAAAATTAAGACAATAAAGTTGGCTGCAGGTCTAGACATAAAGCCAATAAgccatcaggaaaaaaaaaaaaaaaaaataagacaacGGGCGCTAGATGTGACGGCGAACGAGTCACCATGAGGATGCTTTTACAGTTCTGCCATGCGGAGTAAAAACGTCGTAaaaacattcgagcgttgccagattttttccttgagactatttatttttgaagaaagccacgaatgtttttcttcggaattttcagacttgcgttgccaaattttctctttgaaactacttatttttgaatgtttttcttcggaattctcagacttttcagatcaaattacgagcgaaatcctgtgaaaaattggaagagaaatattcaccaactcccctgaaaattcgtgcattgtcgaaggaaatttggcaatgtccgatggctcatacggcgttcttactcagCGCGGTAGAGTTAGTGGGGGATAATAAGCTGGAGCTGATGTCCATGCTCAGTGCTCACCTCTGGTGCTGGCATCGTCAACGAGGATGATTTCTTTGAGGAGATGTCCCGGCGTCCGATTTATCACACTGTGCACTGTCCTCAGGAGCGTTGACCACGCTTCATTGTGCAGGACAATTATGACCGAGCTGCTCGGCAGATTCGATACGTCCACCGCTCTACTTAAGCACCTACAAAAACATACGAGTCTCCCAGTATTATCCATCttatcgtcgcttctctgacgtaagggcgtgtctcaatttttgcatgagccgcGGATAGCATACAGTTGCACAGAGagcaaggctcatgcaaaaatcgagatacgccctttacgtcagagaggcgacgTTATGTGCGAATTCTTAGTCGTTTTCTGAACAGCCTCTTTCCCGTGGAGGGCCTCACAAGATTCACTTTGTGAATTCAGGTTTGTCAccaaatctagaaaatgaagttccctgacatttccctgattttcctgacaaatggtggaattccctgacaattgaagatacgcCAAATGGTCAAAAGGACATAATTAAAAATAGTATTtgtgcaaaatttgttgttcgaaacgccaaacccattctagaaaacaaaaaaagatgttcaacaatttttccctgacacttccgtcattttccctgacatttccccagggtttctctgacttttaaaaattccctgacatttcccggtttctccggtattccctgactgtgggaATTAACCCTGTGTGATGCGAAGGAAGACTAAAGGAGGTCTTCGACATAGCACgataaaaaagataattttcaCGAGTCGCGTGTAAACTTGAACAGTGTAACTTCGATGATTGATCCTTCCATCGAAATACTATCAGAGTGCctactaaaatttcattccTGATTTTACTGATAccttcctgattttttctgaaatttcaaatgaaattccctgactttttgcaCGAATAAATTGACACTTGTTTGATTTTCCAAACCTATACATCTTTGgtgaattgaatcaaatgtttcacttttgtACGTGCTAAACTGCatgcagttgaaaaatgcttggcGTACTCACAATCTCCGGACCCATTACTGATTTTCCTGATGAcgtcgaatttcctgatatttttcggtttttacTGACGGTGAAAACTGGACTATGCGTTACTGGACTAATGAcctttacatatcgacggtgcaagtcggcaaatAACTCGTacgcggtgtctgaaaatctccgcctctatgttgtttttttttttttttttttttttttttttttttttttttaaaggagaacaaattgacatcattccttgaagtttttgcagaatttctttCGCACAggggagaaaaatcacggtagttttaaagaattgccgttgagtagttttccgtttaaaaaataaagtatgacaggaagtctgcgacgtcgcaaaccgagttatgtgattgccgactagCACCGTCGATTATACAGTAATTATCACTGAAAAGGAAGTCGGGAGAAATTTTTGCGATCacaagaaaaatgcatttaatttgGGACGGGGTGGGGGTCTCAGGGCCTACTTGGCAGAATGGCCGACAGAAAACTCCTGTCACAGGAGCGGGGTGAGAACTATGCCAGCAAAATTATCAAGGACTGGACTGCTGAAATTGCTCATTATCCACCCCAAGATGATCAAAAAGGAtgttgcaagttggcaacactgtttttcctccatttaagtaTATTATAAATATCAATcaccagaatcgattattttacgtgcatttaaatggaagaaaaacagtgttgccaactttctagAATCGCCACTGGAGATGATTGGCTAAGATCGTTGTCAAAAAATCTGGCctgtaaaaaaaagagggaaaaaacactTACTTCTTCTTCCTAACATCTGGTAACGACCTATTGAGAGGTATACGGTCACTGGCCATCAGGTTAAACCTGTTGATATGGTACAGTTGCTTCATTTTTTGAGACAAGTGTGGCGGAATGAATACTGGTTGCCCGTTTAAACCCTCCCTTGGTTTTGGTTCAAACATGTTTGTGTTCATCAGCTCTGTGtcaagagaaaaaagtaaaaaataatgaaaaagaaagaatcaacattttatcatacatactGAAGATAAAAACATTACTTTCCACACGTGTAAATAGATCAAAACACATACCGTTGGAACAGTTTTTTCGACTGACAAATGTGAAAAATGTGCGTCTGACAGCAAGAGAGAGTGTCGAGACTCACCTCAAAAAGCAGAAATCCCTGAATAAAGGAAGTCTTAAGAAGAAACATATACATGCTTTTTCGTTAACGCCTCAACTAATATTCTGTGCGAGGACCTTTAGGCCGGCGTCCAAGATTGTTATTTGAGAGGTTTGCACTTGAACATCAAACGTACACTTCCACAAGATGGGGAGACCAAACCTTCCAAACCAAGGATTTTGTGTGAATCTTTCTCAGATACCTAAGTGTcttttattttgcaattttgcggACCGGTAGCGTTGTAGGTAATGCATTTAAACAATGAATTAATTTgccggaaaattgacaatgttcCGATAAAAATCAGCAATAGTCTCCTTTCGTCGGCACAATAGGcgacgctggaattaagttacaACAAGTCAAGCTCCCTCAGTTAGTGTCGAATGCGACGAACATCaaacgaatttcattataacgcctggatacaactattcgaactccacggatgtccgtgttgcatacgcacggagttgaaggcgttttggttctCCATCACACACCACTTCACCcgcagcgcagcgcggcggcgaACCAAAACGGTAGAGCGCATATAATTCTAGTTTCGTACTACGGAGAAGACACAAAAAGTTGCTCTACAAATTATGTGAAGCATATCGCTCTATCAAAACTGAGGCAGaaacaccctggtaaaaattggcagtagagtctgtgttccaaaatacgatagacctaaagccggctgtaagattttcaatagcttctagccggctgcacaatttcttatagccttttatagccgatggcgattgagcaacagccaggcgataaagtgtatgctaaatgttactaattacggatgctaggacttagtgagtttttgagctaccgctctatttttgggccgtagtatcttgatttattttgcgcggaaagctccgtacttttgaaggatgcctgccattcataatatgttggagcgcctttaatgtcgtatgatactgtgcaatacttctggtgtgaaataattgcttcaatcgccgtggcacgctgcggcgaggcgggcgggcagccagcgcgagaagcgccttagcgcctacaaacgtaacagggatacttcacgcattgcgccacgcgtgaagtatccctgttaggtttgtaggcgctggtgcgcgcttatcgctggcagcacgccgcggccGCGAATATCTTCTACAGgataaaaattctgattttagcAGCCTGCAGCAATCTTAAAAATGAatgacagtaaaaaatactACTGACTTATGTTAGTGTGAACCCTTAGCAGAaggaaaatgacattttttgtgataaaaaatgTTCTTGGGAAAATGGGGTTTTTGCCGCTAAAAaaaccactgtgcgccgctccgctctgtgttaggctccaatataatcttgcgaagtcagcgtttttcaactcatgattttgaaatgtttgcacatcctgtatggattattttcattttaattgatgaaaaaaaatatgtattaaaggaaaatatagtgtgtgttttgtgaatattatggtggttctgtatcaaacttaatgatttccaaagcacacgaatttctacacaatttcttatagccttttatagccgatgactataaagtgtaaagcccggcgataggaactatagcccggctgcatacttttttatagcttcgtagagcccggctatatgatttgctccgctttctacagccagctatatgattttctattgccttctttagccggctttaATAATTCCTGGTGTTTTGAGTTGGTAtttcctatcgccaatttttactagggcaAATTGCTCATATCCCACGCATGTGTGGAACTATTCCGTGGGTACCACCTAGTTGATGTCTTTGGTATGTAAACGAAGGATTGAGGCGCTCTATCATTTTGGATTTCTCAggattcttttcttttttctttttcattttgggatTCTCGCTGTACAATCCGCTGCTGCCGCGCCTCGCAGCGGGTGTCGTGCCAGGTGATGAGTGCCTggagaatcaaaacgccttAACTTCCatacgtatgcaacacggacatccgtggggctcgaatagttgcatccaggttaTTATGAAATTGTTTGTCGCACGCGGCATTAATCGAGGGTAGTTTTTTTCACAGCTCAACTTACTTCCAGCACCACTCATTGTGCCACTGAGGTAAACTATGACTGATTTTTATCGTAAAactgtcaattttccgaaaactacTTTGATTGTTTAAATGTATTACGACATTTGTTGTTTTATTATAACATGGACCTCCTAAAATATGGGCTGCGGCTCCACACTTTCTGACCTAAGAACGACGAATGTGGCGGAGCCTTTTGATACTTCAAGAATATCTTGTCGATGTCTCAACATATTTAATGTGGAGGAGTTTAAAGGAAATACGGTTAGAAATACATACCGTCTACCGAGAAGGCCACGGGCTAAATTTTGTAAGACAAATGGGCGTGTATAAATATTCTAAGAATAAATATGTACATTCTGAGAATCCTCATTGTTGGGCGGTGCATTTTCGGCTCGCCGTTAGATGTTGCATTTTAGAGCAAGAGGGCCAACATATTTGGCTCCAGGGCTTTTCATTTTAACAACTTTAAAATAATGCAAATTAACTCAGATAAATCATTTACTCGCTCCTTCATCAAGCATTTCTGACGATGCGAAAAGTTTGCCCTCGATGGaactttcagtttaaaaaagAGAGGATGTCCTACCTTTCCGAAAAGGAATGTTCGGAGGCCAATAAAGGAACGAGTGAGTTCATCGCGGTATCGTTATTACTGGCTTTCAgttcatttaatttattattaacATTGTTATTACAATTTATTTATCCATTTTACTTAGTTATTAGATCCATAgtttctgggtttttttttttttttttttttttttttttttttattacataatTTTACTTATTATTTATCTATTAGATATTAATGAAGGGccgaattttaagtttttgccGACAATAATATCTATTTTGGAAAGTTTGTGCTCACTGACGAAATTAACTCAGGGTTACTGAAACAGGCTGATCAAAAATacgtacttttacagtactttttcagtgccttatcaaaaaattcagtaccccctctccgtactttttcagtacctccattagacgaaattcgagaaatttcaaaaatttgaaattgcgtcaaaagtgacaaaaaatttaaaaaaattccggacctttttgcggaatttctgcacttcttcagtacttccggaccgcccttaaaaaatcagtactatttccagacttgtagacaccctgtaactTCATTACGCGATATTAGCAAATACTTCACACATCAACCATCCCTACCAGTCTTCATTAAGACTCGAAGATATGGTTGGAGATAAGAGGTCAAAAGGAATCGTGGCTGGCTACTGCACGCAGGGTTTATTAAACGATGAACGAGTTACTTAGTGTGTGTAAACGTAATACAACGAACTGAATAGGATTGGACGCTGCCTAGACGGCGCGCGTAGCCACCGGATTCCCACGGTTCGAGCGAACGCGCATCGAACTTTTGTACCGAGTCCATTAGAAAACTTGGTCTGTGAGATCGGCCGCTTTGAGAAAGCCGTATAAACTTACACGGCGGAAAATCTAATACAAATGAAAACAAGCGATAGGATTATATATCGCCTGCGATTTCTATCCTTTAAACGGTTGGACAGATCCATAAAAAGAGTTATCAGTATTTttacacaggtttaaatgggagtTTTAATGCActgaagaaatgaaagaaagatCAATGATGAGCGTTGAACGCCTGACCAACAGAGAGCGTTAGTGATGAGATACTCAAGTTAGATCCCCTTTACACGGCCTCGCGTTGCCACACTCGTTTCCAAATCGACTCTGCTCCGTGATGGTGTAGCTGTAGAGGTTACCGCGTGGCGCCGGGCGCGACCGCACGAGAGATGAGAGCAACGAGGATTCCCTCTTTATAGGATGGTagattatacagggtgtcgcAGGATTAAGggcgaatattgaaggagtcgattcttcgagtcaaaaaaagacgttttagacatataacttttttccaaaaacgcttccCCTGGGGGCCACAGCCCCCcgaagttggagaaaaaaaatcgcctTTTTAACACTGTGGCAGTGTTTATTgaccaatattaatgaaaattggcaaatgagggtaatttttagcgttcttttcgtttttgacctccaaaaagagaaaacgtattttaaggggggttttagGGGGGTATCGAACCTGAAAGtagccaaaattaatgtttccagcgaaaaaaattgttttttgacgACACCAAAagattcagcgttgaaaaaGATTGAGATAATGTATTTCGTATTTTCGTTATGACTCATCGTTTTTGAGATAATAGGAAttaaatgggggaggggggtggcctccagggaaagcgtttttggaaaaaaagttgtaccacaaaaacgtctacTTTTGACCTAAAG is part of the Bemisia tabaci chromosome 1, PGI_BMITA_v3 genome and encodes:
- the LOC109035547 gene encoding polypeptide N-acetylgalactosaminyltransferase 13, which codes for MLCWRWRGSRKAWLLLLAITLSVMFIGFWNLDADIPTSANYRDDWVNVRLGKDQRQYVDRKGIHVVVGHYLGDVAGDGPSPNLTEELMNTNMFEPKPREGLNGQPVFIPPHLSQKMKQLYHINRFNLMASDRIPLNRSLPDVRKKKCLSRAVDVSNLPSSSVIIVLHNEAWSTLLRTVHSVINRTPGHLLKEIILVDDASTRAFLKQPLDEYVAKLPKPTRVLRSSERIGLVKARMLGARQAVGEILVFLDAHCECTIGWLESLVERVHEDRTRVVCPVIDIISDESFAYIRSFELHWGAFNWDLHFRWYTLGGSELSKRRQDLTTPFKTPAMAGGLFAMDKNYFFEMGGYDEEMKIWGGENLEMSFRIWQCGGSIEIVPCSHVGHLFRKSSPYSFPGGVTSILFTNLARVALIWMDEWKEFYFKFNPEAASLRDKQAIRQRIVLREKLKCKSFSWYLDNVWPQHFFPKDNRFFGQIQHIASNKCLKKPSGKGSLNQPVGPAIIEPCIKSDTPSLTQIFVKDQGESFIGTDDSVCLDVPPRENEQTQIGVRFVACSFLPTQRWKYNEKTQQLEHADSGMCLDIPEVVSSPQDVFVTECQTIHSQRWAFLPVPWK